CCTTGTCGCCGTGCACGTGCTCGGTCAGCTCACTCGGCGCGATCCCGGTCACCCGCGACACCCAGTCGGCCTCGTGGGTGTTGACGTGTACCGGCACGCTCTGGCGCTCCAGCAGCTCGGCCAGGCCCGCCAGCGTGAAGCCCATCATGGTGCCGCCGACGTGGTCGGGGTGGTGATGGGTGACGAGCACGCCCGACAGGTGCATGTCGTCGGCCTCGAGGACATCGACCAGATCGTTGGCCGCATAGGCCGGGTCGACGATGACGGCATCGCCGGTCTCGCGGTCGCCGATCAGGTAGGAGAAGTTGCGCATCTGCTGGGCGATCGGGTCACCGACCGCGTAGTCGCGGCCAGACAACAACTGCCGGAAATACAAGCGGTCTTGGGCGTTGGGCTCGGCCATGGGCCAAGACTATTGCCGCCCCACTTTCGGGTCCGGGCAGGCATCCCCGCAGGTCCAAAAACCGCACGTCAACGAGTGTTTAAGCGCACACGCGGAAAACTCGCATCAAAAATACGGAATTACTAGCGTCAAGGGCATGCACCTCACCCGCTTCACCGACCTGGGACTGCGCACGCTGATGCTGCTGTCCGCGGGTGAGTCGCAGGATCGGCGCATCACCACCCGCACCATCGCCTCGGGCGCCAACGCCTCCGAGCACCACGTCGCCAAGGCGGTGTCCAGGCTGTCCGAACTCGGCATGGTGCATGCCCGGCGCGGCCGGGTCGGGGGACTGGTGCTCACCGACGCCGGACGCAACGCCTCCATCGGCTGGCTGGTGCGCGAGCTCGAAGGTGACCGCGAGGTCATCGAATGCGGCGGGGATTCGCCATGCCCGCTCATCGCGGCCTGCCGGCTGCGCCGCGTGCTGGCCGACGCGAAGGAGGCCTTCTATCGCGAACTCGACCGCTACACCGTCACAGACCTCACGGCAGACACCCGCCTGCCGATCGTTTTACAACTCACAACCGAAGGGAATCTCCGATGACCGTCACCACGCCTGAGCCGTCCGCGGTACGCGACGAGCTTGAGCCGCACCACGCCGAAATCGTCTCGGCGACACTGCCACTCATCGGCGCGCACATCGACGAGATCACCTCGGAGTTCTACCGCCGGCTGTTCGCCAACCACCCCGAGTTGCTGCGCAACCTGTTCAACCGCGGCAACCAGGCCCAAGGTGCCCAGCAGCGCGCCCTGGCGGCCTCGATCGCCACGTTCGCCACGCACCTGGTGAATCCCGACCTGCCGCACCCGT
The genomic region above belongs to Mycolicibacterium sp. HK-90 and contains:
- a CDS encoding MBL fold metallo-hydrolase, which codes for MAEPNAQDRLYFRQLLSGRDYAVGDPIAQQMRNFSYLIGDRETGDAVIVDPAYAANDLVDVLEADDMHLSGVLVTHHHPDHVGGTMMGFTLAGLAELLERQSVPVHVNTHEADWVSRVTGIAPSELTEHVHGDKVAIGAVEIELLHTPGHTPGSQCFLLDGRLVAGDTLFLEGCGRTDFPGGDVDDMFRSLQALAHLPGDPTVFPGHWYSAEPSAPLDEIKRSNYVYRASNLDQWRMLMGG
- a CDS encoding Rrf2 family transcriptional regulator, which translates into the protein MHLTRFTDLGLRTLMLLSAGESQDRRITTRTIASGANASEHHVAKAVSRLSELGMVHARRGRVGGLVLTDAGRNASIGWLVRELEGDREVIECGGDSPCPLIAACRLRRVLADAKEAFYRELDRYTVTDLTADTRLPIVLQLTTEGNLR